A genomic segment from Glycine soja cultivar W05 chromosome 18, ASM419377v2, whole genome shotgun sequence encodes:
- the LOC114395652 gene encoding ARF guanine-nucleotide exchange factor GNOM-like codes for MGRLKLQAGINAIEEEEPEECDAAYPNKTTLACMINSEIGAVLAVMRRNVRWGGRYMSGDDQLEHSLIQSFKTVRRQIFSWHHHQWQAINPALYLQPFLDVIRSDETGAPITSVALSSVYKILTLDVIDHNTVNVEDAMHLVVDAVTSCRFEVTDPSSEEVVLMKILQVLLACMKSKASIMLSNQHVCTIVNTCFRIVHQAGSKGELLQQIARYTMHELVRCIFSHLQDVGNTDHALVNGSTNLKQETGGLDNEYAFGSRQSENGSMTSEYDNQSLSTNSAPNAASVVKTTVMDENTAITITGKEGGPHDMHLMTEPYGVPCMVEIFHFLCSLLNVVEHTGMGPRSNTLAFDEDVPLFALNLINSAIELGGPSICRHPRLLSLIQDELFHNLMQFGLSTSPLILSMVCSIVLNLYHHLRTELKLQLEAFFSCVILRLAQSRYGASYQQQEVAMEALVDFCRQKTFMVDMYANFDCDITCSNVFEDLANLLSKSAFPVNCPLSAMHILALDGLIAVIQGMAERIANGSVSSEYSPVNLEEYTPFWMVKCENYNDPNHWVPFVRRRKYIKRRLMIGADHFNRDPKKGLEFLQGTHLLPDKLDPQSVACFFRYTAGLDKNLVGDFLGNHDEFCVQVLHEFAGTFDFQDMNLDTALRLFLETFRLPGESQKIHRVLEAFSERYYEQSPHILANKDAALVLSYSMIMLNTDQHNVQVKKKMTEEDFIRNNRHINGGNDLPREMLTEIYHSICKNEIRTIPEQGVGFPEMTPSRWIDLMHKSKKTAPFIVSDSKAYLDHDMFAIMSGPTIAAISVVFDHAEQEEVYQTCMDGFLAIAKISACHHLEDVLDDLVVSLCKFTTLLNPSSVEEPVLAFGDDMKARLATVTVFTIANRYGDYIRTGWRNILDCILRLHKLGLLPARVASDAADESELSAETVHGKPIMNSLSSAHMQSIGTPRRSSGLMGRFSQLLSLDTEEPRSQPTEQQLAAHQRTLQTIQKCHIDSIFTESKFLQAESLLQLARALIWAAGRPQKGNSTPEDEDTAVFCLELLIAITLNNRDRIGILWQGVYEHISNIVQSTVMPCALVEKAVFGLLRICQRLLPYKENIADELLRSLQLVLKLDARVADAYCEQITQEVSRLVKANASHIRSQLGWRTITSLLSITARHIEASEAGFDALLFIMSDGTHLLPANYILCVDTARQFAESRVGQAERSVRALDLMAGSVNCLAQWTSEAKGAMEEEQMSKLSQDIGEMWLRLVQGLRKVCLDQREEVRNHALLSLQKCLTGADGIYLPYSLWLQCFDLVIFTVLDDLLEIAQGHSQKDYRNMEGTLILAMKLLSKVFLQLLPELSQLTTFCKLWLGVLTRMEKYIKVKVRGKRSEKLQETMPELLKNSLLVMKMRGILAQRSALGGDSLWELTWLHVNNISPSLQLEVFPEQDSEHLQHKQGESIGGTVPDEKVSMPSSETASREDAGIVG; via the exons ATGGGACGTCTGAAGCTGCAAGCTGGTATcaatgcaatagaggaagaggaaCCTGAGGAATGTGATGCTGCCTATCCTAACAAAACAACTTTGGCATGCATGATCAATTCAGAGATTGGTGCTGTTTTGGCGGTCATGAGAAGAAATGTAAGATGGGGAGGTCGTTATATGTCTGGCGATGATCAGCTGGAACACTCTCTTATTCAGTCTTTTAAGACAGTAAGGAGACAAATCTTTTCGTGGCACCACCATCAGTGGCAAGCTATTAACCCTGCCTTGTATCTACAGCCGTTTTTAGATGTAATTAGGTCTGATGAAACTGGTGCCCCAATTACTAGTGTTGCTTTGTCATCTGTTTACAAGATTTTGACTCTTGATGTGATCGATCATAATACTGTCAATGTTGAGGATGCCATGCACTTGGTTGTTGATGCTGTCACTAGCTGCAGATTTGAGGTCACTGATCCTTCTTCGGAAGAAGTTGTTTTAATGAAGATACTACAAGTTCTTCTAGCTTGTATGAAAAGTAAAGCATCTATAATGCTGAGTAACCAACATGTTTGCACCATAGTGAATACTTGTTTCCGGATTGTTCATCAAGCAGGAAGTAAAGGTGAGTTGTTGCAGCAGATAGCACGGTACACAATGCATGAACTTGTAAGGTGTATTTTCTCTCACCTTCAAGATGTTGGCAACACAGACCATGCATTGGTTAATGGGAGCACTAATTTGAAACAGGAG ACCGGAGGCCTAGATAATGAGTATGCGTTTGGAAGTAGACAATCGGAGAATGGCAGCATGACTTCTGAATATGATAATCAGTCATTATCTACAAACTCTGCTCCCAATGCTGCAAGTGTTGTGAAAACAACTGTGATGGACGAAAACACAGCGATAACTATTACTGGAAAGGAGGGTGGACCACATGACATGCATCTCATGACTGAACCATATGGTGTTCCTTGCATGGTGGAAATATTTCACTTTTTGTGTTCTTTGCTGAATGTTGTCGAGCATACAGGAATGGGTCCTAGATCAAACACACTAGCATTTGATGAAGATGTGCCTCTCTTTgccttaaatttaattaattcagcaATAGAACTTGGAGGACCTTCTATTTGTCGTCACCCAAGGTTGCTGAGCTTAATCCAGGATGAATTGTTTCATAATCTGATGCAGTTTGGTTTGTCAACGAGTCCCCTTATACTTTCGATGGTGTGTAGCATTGTTCTCAATTTGTATCATCATCTTCGTACAGAACTCAAATTACAGCTGGAAGCATTTTTTTCTTGTGTCATTTTGAGACTTGCACAAAGCAGATATGGGGCTTCATACCAGCAGCAAGAGGTAGCCATGGAGGCCCTTGTTGACTTCTGTAGGCAAAAGACATTTATGGTAGATATGTATGCTAATTTTGACTGTGACATAACTTGCAGTAATGTCTTTGAAGACCTTGCTAATTTATTGTCCAAAAGTGCATTTCCTGTGAATTGTCCATTGTCTGCCATGCATATTCTTGCTTTGGATGGTCTTATTGCTGTTATACAGGGAATGGCTGAAAGGATAGCCAATGGATCTGTAAGCTCAGAATATTCTCCAGTTAATCTTGAAGAGTATACTCCATTCTGGatggttaaatgtgagaattaTAATGATCCAAATCATTGGGTTCCTTTTGTCCGCCGAAGAAAGTACATAAAGAGAAGACTGATGATTGGTGCTGACCACTTTAATCGTGATCCTAAGAAAGGTCTAGAGTTTCTCCAAGGAACACATCTTTTGCCTGACAAACTTGATCCCCAAAGTGTTGCCTGCTTCTTCAGATACACTGCTGGGTTGGATAAGAATCTTGTTGGTGATTTCCTTGGAAATCATGATGAATTCTGTGTTCAGGTTCTTCATGAATTTGCTGGAACATTTGATTTCCAAGACATGAACTTAGACACAGCTCTGCGTCTATTCTTGGAGACTTTCAGACTTCCTGGAGAATCACAAAAGATACATAGGGTGCTTGAAGCTTTCTCTGAGAGATATTATGAACAATCGCCACATATCCTAGCTAACAAGGATGCTGCTCTTGTGTTATCATACTCAATGATAATGCTTAATACAGATCAGCACAATGTGCAAGTTAAAAAGAAGATGACAGAAGAGGATTTTATCCGGAATAATAGGCATATAAATGGTGGCAATGATCTGCCTCGAGAAATGCTGACAGAGATTTACCATTCAATTTGTAAGAATGAAATTCGCACAATCCCTGAACAAGGTGTTGGATTTCCTGAAATGACACCAAGTCGGTGGATTGATCTAATGCATAAGTCCAAAAAAACTGCTCCATTTATTGTATCTGATTCTAAGGCCTACCTTGATCATGATATGTTTGCCATAATGTCAGGCCCAACGATTGCTGCCATCTCTGTGGTATTTGATCATGCTGAACAGGAAGAGGTATACCAAACATGTATGGATGGGTTCTTAGCTATTGCTAAAATTTCAGCTTGCCATCATCTTGAAGATGTTCTTGATGATCTGGTAGTGTCGCTTTGCAAGTTCACTACACTTTTAAACCCATCATCAGTTGAGGAACCAGTCCTTGCCTTTGGAGATGACATGAAAGCAAGACTAGCAACTGTGACAGTATTCACTATAGCAAACAGGTATGGGGATTACATACGCACAGGTTGGAGAAATATTCTTGATTGCATCTTAAGACTGCACAAGCTTGGTCTTCTTCCTGCCCGTGTTGCCAGTGATGCAGCTGACGAATCAGAGCTTTCTGCTGAAACTGTGCATGGAAAGCCTATTATGAATTCTTTATCCTCAGCTCATATGCAATCTATTGGCACTCCAAGGAGATCCTCGGGATTGATGGGTAGATTTAGTCAACTCTTATCTCTTGACACTGAGGAACCAAGATCACAACCTACTGAACAACAACTTGCTGCTCATCAGCGCACCCTACAAACCATACAGAAGTGTCATATTGACAGCATATTCACGGAGAGTAAATTCCTGCAAGCTGAATCTCTATTGCAGCTAGCAAGAGCACTCATTTGGGCTGCGGGGAGACCACAAAAAGGGAACAGCACACCCGAGGATGAAGATACAGCAGTTTTCTGCCTGGAGTTGCTGATTGCAATCACTTTGAATAACAGGGATAGAATTGGGATTCTTTGGCAGGGTGTGTATGAACACATATCCAACATTGTTCAGTCAACTGTAATGCCCTGTGCCCTGGTAGAGAAGGCTGTTTTTGGACTCCTGCGGATTTGCCAGCGGTTGCTTCCCTACAAGGAGAACATTGCTGATGAACTTCTGAGGTCATTGCAACTTGTCTTGAAGCTTGATGCCCGGGTTGCAGATGCATACTGTGAGCAGATTACTCAGGAGGTCAGTCGCCTTGTGAAGGCAAATGCTTCTCATATAAGATCTCAGTTAGGATGGCGGACAATTACATCACTGCTTTCCATCACAGCTAGACACATAGAAGCATCTGAGGCTGGGTTTGATGCACTATTGTTCATAATGTCTGACGGTACCCACTTGCTTCCAGCTAATTACATTCTGTGTGTAGATACTGCCAGGCAGTTTGCTGAGTCTCGTGTTGGACAAGCAGAGCGATCTGTGCGGGCACTAGATCTCATGGCAGGGTCTGTCAATTGCTTGGCCCAGTGGACTAGTGAGGCTAAGGGAGCAATGGAGGAGGAACAAATGTCTAAGTTGTCTCAGGATATCGGAGAGATGTGGTTGAGACTAGTACAAGGTCTAAGGAAGGTATGTTTAGACCAGAGAGAGGAGGTTAGAAATCATGCTTTATTATCGCTGCAGAAGTGCTTGACAGGGGCCGATGGCATTTATCTACCATACAGCTTGTGGTTGCAATGTTTTGATCTTGTGATCTTCACTGTGCTTGATGACCTGCTTGAGATTGCACAGGGACACTCTCAAAAGGACTACCGCAACATGGAAGGCACACTTATCTTAGCAATGAAGCTCTTGTCCAAAGtttttcttcaattactccCAGAATTATCACAATTGACAACCTTCTGTAAGCTATGGTTAGGTGTACTGACCAGaatggaaaaatatataaaggtgAAGGTTAGGGGGAAAAGAAGCGAGAAGCTTCAAGAGACAATGCCAGAGCTGCTTAAAAACTCCTTGCTTGTTATGAAGATGAGGGGTATACTGGCGCAGAGGAGTGCCTTGGGTGGTGATAGTCTGTGGGAACTTACATGGCTACACGTGAATAACATTTCACCATCATTGCAACTTGAGGTATTCCCTGAGCAGGATTCTGAGCATTTGCAGCACAAGCAGGGCGAATCAATAGGAGGTACGGTGCCTGATGAAAAGGTTTCCATGCCTTCAAGTGAAACAGCAAGCCGTGAAGATGCTGGCATTGTTGGTTGA
- the LOC114397572 gene encoding uncharacterized protein LOC114397572, with the protein MNHTRLESCHESPLKVYKFCFVPEKLGDMVILLIRFGILVCLVASISLALHSAFSKPDRWFPLPEHIRAVQNTSVIDNRPTNISHLQFGIAGSANTWHGRSNYTKLWWDPNTTRGYVWLDKKPKILHSDILVPPYQISRGWTRFKHVHSASAVRIARIVYESFKLGLPNVRWFVMGDDDTVFFTENLVTVLGKYDHNEMYYIGGNSESVEQDVMHSYNMAFGGGGFAISYALAAQLAKIMDGCLSRYFYFYGSDQRVWACIHEIGVPLTRENGFHQFDIRGNPYGFLAAHPLVPLVSLHHLDQLSPFFPNQTQLHSMKKLISAYHIDPARIVQQSICYDHKRRWSISISWGYTIQIYTKLLIAADLQMPLQTFQTWRSWKDGPFIFNTRPMSSDPCQQPARFFLDQATKVGKSGSITIYKRHEGKEAKCNREGTNNEEVQRIRVSALKLDPEYWKNVPRRHCCQLLGGGSIKNGSMNIRIKKCRPHETITI; encoded by the exons atgaatcaCACTCGCTTGGAGTCTTGTCATGAATCTCCCCTTAAAGTATACAAATTCTGTTTTGTCCCAGAAAAACTTGGTGATATGGTTATACTCTTAATAAGGTTTGGCATTCTTGTGTGTCTTGTTGCATCCATATCACTTGCTCTCCACTCAGCATTCTCTAAACCAGACCGGTGGTTCCCGTTACCTGAGCATATTCGCGCCGTCCAGAATACTTCAGTCATTGACAACAGACCAAcaaacatctcacatcttcaATTTGGCATTGCTGGATCAGCAAACACGTGGCATGGCCGTAGCAACTACACTAAACTATGGTGGGATCCTAACACCACTAGAGGTTATGTTTGGCTTGACAAGAAGCCTAAGATTTTGCACAGTGACATATTAGTACCACCTTATCAAATCTCACGGGGCTGGACTCGGTTCAAGCACGTGCACTCAGCATCTGCTGTTCGGATAGCTCGGATAGTTTATGAGAGCTTTAAACTTGGTTTGCCAAATGTCAGGTGGTTTGTGATGGGAGATGATGATACCGTGTTCTTTACTGAGAACTTGGTTACTGTGTTAGGAAAATATGATCACAATGAAATGTATTATATTGGTGGGAATTCTGAGAGTGTGGAACAAGATGTGATGCATTCTTATAACATGGCATTTGGTGGTGGTGGATTTGCAATCAGTTATGCATTAGCAGCTCAACTAGCCAAAATAATGGATGGTTGTCTAAGTAGATACTTCTATTTTTATGGTTCTGATCAAAGAGTCTGGGCCTGTATTCATGAAATTGGGGTGCCCCTTACCAGAGAAAATGGATTCCACCAG TTTGACATAAGAGGAAATCCATATGGTTTTCTAGCAGCTCACCCCTTGGTACCACTTGTATCACTCCATCACCTTGACCAATTGAGCCCCTTCTTTCCCAACCAGACTCAATTACACTCAATGAAAAAGCTCATCAGTGCATACCACATTGACCCTGCCCGGATAGTGCAGCAAAGTATATGCTATGATCATAAGCGTAGATGGTCAATATCTATTTCATGGGGTTACACTATACAAATCTATACAAAATTGTTGATAGCAGCAGACTTGCAGATGCCATTGCAGACATTTCAGACTTGGCGAAGTTGGAAGGATGGTCCCTTCATATTCAATACTCGACCTATGAGCTCTGACCCGTGCCAGCAGCCAGCTAGGTTTTTCCTGGATCAGGCTACAAAGGTGGGAAAAAGTGGAAGTATCACTATCTACAAGAGACATGAAGGCAAGGAAGCAAAGTGCAACAGAGAAGGCACTAATAATGAGGAAGTGCAAAGAATTAGAGTTTCTGCCTTGAAGCTGGATCCAGAATATTGGAAGAAT GTACCCCGTAGGCATTGCTGTCAACTTTTGGGTGGTGGAAGCATAAAGAATGGCAGTATGAATATCAGGATTAAGAAGTGCAGACCTCATGAAACAATTACTATTTAG